Proteins found in one Desulfuromonas sp. genomic segment:
- a CDS encoding RNA-binding transcriptional accessory protein — MSEVAVFSPLTILVEETGLQTAQVKQTVALLNEGSTVPFIARYRKEATGELDEVQIRHIQERLEYHNVLHDRRQTILRSIDEQGKLTDELRARIEATRQKTELEDLYLPYKPKRRTRALIARERGLEPLAEQLLAATGSGPAAGQIAEAFINPELEVDSVEDALAGAGHILAEHFADAAEARACVRTLSWEQGVFCSQPARGREGSVSKYEMYYDFSEPLRQIPSHRMLAMRRGEKEEVLRLRLEAPEEEICGRLHRLLVNEDSCYGDYLRAVIADAYNRLLAVSIEVELRLQAKNAADEAAIKVFAENLRNLLLAAPAGSQRVLGIDPGLRTGSKLAAVDATGRFLEHVTIYPHAGGSAKLEAARTALLRLIRSHDIEMIAIGNGTAGREMDQFTRGCLKEAGLKLPVVMVSETGASVYSASEIARAEFPDLDLTVRGAISIARRLQDPLAELVKVDPKSIGVGQYQHDVNQTALKKALDEVVESCVNFVGVDLNTASWALLSFVSGISEALARAIVQYRDQHGAFRRRDQLLKVPRFGPKAYEQAAGFLRIRNGEQPLDNTAVHPERYPLVERIAGDLCLSLPELIARPGELMNIDLQAYVSDDVGLPTLRDIVAEMKKPGRDPRESFVNTSFREDVSAIGDLKEGMRLNGIVTNVAAFGAFVDIGVHQDGLVHISHLADRFVRDPNQVVKVGQQVQVKVLSVDIARKRIGLSMRSDAAEKSSGQTQAAPQKQQRTERKKNSRPEPQKNAPMTDLAAAFAKSGFKVKK, encoded by the coding sequence ATGTCAGAAGTCGCAGTATTCTCCCCGCTTACCATCCTGGTCGAAGAGACCGGCCTGCAAACCGCCCAGGTCAAACAGACCGTCGCCCTGCTCAACGAAGGGTCGACGGTGCCGTTTATCGCCCGTTATCGCAAGGAGGCGACCGGCGAGCTCGACGAGGTGCAGATCCGCCATATCCAGGAGCGCCTCGAGTATCACAATGTACTGCATGATCGCCGGCAGACGATTCTCAGGTCGATTGACGAGCAGGGCAAGCTGACCGATGAGCTGCGGGCCAGGATCGAAGCGACCCGGCAGAAAACCGAGCTCGAAGATCTCTATCTGCCGTATAAACCGAAACGGCGCACCAGGGCACTGATCGCCCGCGAACGTGGTCTTGAACCGTTGGCCGAACAGCTGCTGGCGGCGACCGGCTCCGGCCCGGCTGCCGGGCAGATTGCCGAGGCGTTTATCAACCCGGAGCTCGAGGTTGATTCGGTGGAAGACGCCCTCGCCGGCGCCGGGCATATCCTTGCCGAGCATTTCGCCGATGCGGCCGAGGCGCGGGCGTGTGTGCGCACGTTGAGCTGGGAGCAGGGGGTCTTCTGTTCGCAGCCGGCCCGGGGCAGGGAGGGGAGTGTCAGCAAGTACGAGATGTACTACGATTTCTCCGAGCCGCTCCGGCAGATTCCCTCGCACCGGATGCTGGCGATGCGGCGCGGCGAGAAGGAGGAGGTGCTCCGCCTCCGCCTTGAGGCCCCGGAAGAGGAGATCTGCGGCCGCCTGCACCGACTGCTGGTTAACGAAGATAGCTGCTACGGCGATTATTTGCGGGCGGTCATCGCCGATGCCTACAACCGGCTGTTGGCGGTCTCGATCGAGGTCGAGCTGCGCCTGCAGGCGAAAAACGCGGCCGACGAAGCGGCGATCAAGGTCTTTGCCGAGAACCTGCGCAATCTGCTCCTGGCCGCGCCGGCCGGCAGTCAACGGGTGCTCGGCATCGACCCCGGCCTGCGCACCGGATCGAAGCTGGCGGCGGTCGATGCAACCGGCCGCTTTCTCGAGCATGTCACCATCTACCCGCACGCCGGCGGCAGCGCCAAACTCGAAGCGGCCCGCACCGCACTGCTTCGCCTGATCAGGAGTCATGACATCGAGATGATTGCCATCGGCAATGGCACCGCCGGTCGCGAGATGGACCAGTTCACCCGCGGCTGCCTCAAGGAGGCGGGTCTCAAGCTGCCGGTGGTCATGGTCAGCGAAACCGGTGCCTCGGTCTACTCGGCCTCCGAGATTGCCCGCGCCGAGTTCCCTGATCTCGACCTGACCGTGCGCGGGGCGATTTCGATCGCCCGCCGCCTGCAGGACCCGCTCGCCGAGCTGGTCAAGGTCGACCCGAAGAGCATCGGAGTCGGTCAGTATCAGCACGATGTCAACCAGACGGCGTTGAAAAAAGCACTCGACGAGGTGGTCGAGTCGTGCGTCAACTTCGTCGGTGTCGATCTCAACACCGCCAGCTGGGCACTCTTGAGCTTCGTCTCCGGTATCAGTGAAGCCCTGGCCCGGGCGATTGTTCAGTATCGTGACCAGCATGGCGCCTTTCGCCGTCGCGACCAATTGCTCAAGGTTCCCCGTTTCGGGCCGAAGGCGTACGAGCAGGCGGCCGGCTTTCTGCGGATCCGCAATGGCGAGCAACCTCTCGACAATACGGCGGTCCATCCGGAGCGTTATCCGCTGGTCGAGCGGATCGCCGGTGATCTCTGTCTTTCGCTGCCGGAGCTGATTGCCCGGCCGGGCGAGCTCATGAACATTGACCTGCAGGCCTACGTCAGTGACGATGTCGGCCTGCCGACGCTGCGCGATATTGTCGCCGAGATGAAAAAACCGGGCCGCGACCCGCGGGAGAGCTTCGTCAATACCAGTTTCCGCGAAGATGTCAGCGCAATCGGCGATCTGAAAGAAGGGATGCGTCTCAACGGCATCGTGACCAACGTCGCTGCCTTCGGCGCTTTCGTCGATATCGGCGTGCATCAGGATGGCCTGGTGCATATCAGCCACCTCGCTGATCGCTTCGTCAGGGACCCGAACCAGGTGGTCAAGGTCGGCCAGCAGGTTCAGGTCAAGGTCCTGTCGGTCGATATCGCGCGCAAGCGGATTGGTTTGAGCATGCGCAGCGATGCTGCCGAAAAATCATCCGGGCAGACCCAGGCTGCGCCGCAGAAACAGCAGCGAACGGAGCGCAAGAAAAACAGCAGGCCGGAGCCGCAGAAAAATGCGCCGATGACT